The following nucleotide sequence is from Halobaculum sp. MBLA0147.
GTGTTCGACCTCTGCCGGTGGCTGCGCTCGCTCGCGTCGCCGCTCGGCACCCGTCTCGTGAGGGTCGACCGTCGTGGTCGACGACCACCCCTCGTCGCGAGTGCCGAGTGGTCGTCGGGTCGGCGGTACGGCCGACTGCGTAATGTACGTTGTGTGGTTCGTGACGGCGCAGTGATCGCCGTGTCGTGTTCTCGGTCGTCGACTCGGTCGCCCACCGTCCGAGACGTGGCTTCAGCCGCTGAAGCCGCTGCTTCCGATTGTTGTCCCCTCGACTCGTGTGCGTAGGTACGGATGACCCGATCGACCGAGACGACTGCGGAACGGGAGACGACAGAACCGAGCACCACCACTGGTGAGACGAGCGACGACGGGGTGACCGGAGTCGTCGGCACACTCCTGTGGAACGATACGGAGTCACGTCCGCGTGCACCGGTTCGAGTCCTCGGGGTGTACGTGGCCTCGTTCGTCGGCATATTCCTCCTCCCCGGTCTCCTGCTGACCGGGATCTCACTCCCTCCCTCGGTGAACGGTGCCGCGACCAACCTCGTCGCTGCCGGGGTCGCGCTGGCTATCGTCGTCGTCTCTGCGAAGTACGTCGACGGGCGAACGCTGGCGGCGTACGGACTGGCTCGGTCGCCGGCGACGGTTCGAGACTTCCTCGCCGGAGGGCTCGTCGGCACACTCGGGGCGGCGACGACACTGTCGGTGAGCCTCGTCGCCGGCTGGGCGACGGTCGCCGCGGTGTTTTCGCCGGGGACCGGCTCGACCACGTCGCCGTTCGGTCTCGCGATGCTCGGATACGTCTGCCAGTGGCTGTTCGTCGCGTTCTGGGAGGAGCTGATCTTCCGTGGGCTGATCACGACGTACACCGTCGAGGGACTCCGGGACCGTCTGTCGGATCGGCGGGCACTCGTCGGAGGCGTCGTCGTGGCAGCGGTGATCTTCAGTGCCGGTCACTTCCCGCAGTCGGCGGCAGCGTTCCTCCACAGGGCTATCTTGGGTGCCGTCCTCGGAGCCGCGTACGTCTGGACGGGGTCACTGGCGCTCCCAGTCGGACTCCACTTCGCGGTGAACTTCACACAGAACAACGTCTTCGGCCAAGCGGCCGCCGCCGACGGAGCGTCGGTGCTCCCGATGGTGATCCGCCCGACGTTCACCGGGCCAGAGTGGGCGGTGGGGCTGTACGGCGTGGTCAACGTCGCCGGCGGTCTCCTCCTGCTCGTCGCCGTCGCCGGGTACGTGGTCGTCGTCCACGAGAGTCTCGGTGACCGGCTCCCGTCGACTCTCTGATACCTCGACCGGACCGTTCGACGGCCGACAGCGACGACACGACACCTCCGCGACGAGCGTCAGTCGTCGGCCGTCGCCGGTGCCCGTCCGACGTCGGGATCGGGCGACGAGTCGGCGAGTCGTTCCCACCCGTCGACGGCCACGATCACGACCACAACTACCACCGCCGCGACCGGCGGTGCGAACTCGGCGAGGCGTTCGACGCCGCCAGGAGCCGTGTCTGCCGGGACGATCAGTGGGCCCCAGTTGTGTGCGGCGTGCATGACGAGTGCCAACGCGAGACCGCCGCTGGTCTTGTTGTAGATCCACGCGAGGAGCACGGAGAACGCGACGATCTCGACGAGGTAGATCGTGAAGCCCTCCACGCTCGACAGGTACCGCTGGAAGTCGAACACGGCGAAGAACGTGGAGTGCCAGAGCACCCACGCGAGACCGGTGACGACGGCGGCCGTGCCGGCAGCGTACTCCCGCTGGAGTCGCGGCTGCATGAAGCCACGCCACCCGAACTCCTCGAGTCCGCCCGCCAACAACAGAACGACCAGGAAACTCACGACGAAAGAGACGGGGGATACGTTGAGCAGTTTCACGTCGACTCCACTGGCGACGTAGACGACGGCACCTGCAGAGTTGAACAGGATCGGCACCGTGAGCGCCACGAGGTAGTACCGTGGTGCGTGCCGGAGTCGTCTCACCTGTCCCAGCAGGTCACGGACACTGGCGTCCGACAGTCCGGCCGTCACCAAGGCCCCGACGAGTGGCCCCCACGCACGAACCACGATGGCGAGCGTCGGGGGGGAGCGTCCGTAGAGACTGTACGCGATGGCATCGGCGCCGAGCGACCAACCGAACGTGACGAGCAGAAACGTCACGATCGGGTGACGTTTCACGGCGTCAGTGATCGTTGACATCGTTGTGACTCGTCGTAGATCACCGACGGGCATAGTACGACATCGGTGTCTGTGGGCCCGCCACCTCGGAGGAAGATTTATTACTCTCCTCGGAGTTCCGCACAGTCTCGACGAGTGTAACCCGACCGAACCTTCATGCCGTGTGGTAGAGAGAGGGTGAACGATGAGTGAGTCGAGTCCACTCGACGGGATTCTCAGAGGGAGCGACGACACGCGCCTCCGGGCGACGTGGCGGGTCGTCGCCGCGACGGTCGCTTTCCTCGCGGTGTTCGTCCCACTGGTCGTCGTCGTTCGAGCAGCTCCGGTCCCCAAGCTGATCAGGAACGCACACGTGATCCTCCCGGCGGCTGCCGGCACTGCCGCGGTCGTCGTCGCCGCGAAGCGGCTCGAAGGCAGATCTGTCGCTGCCCAGGGGTTCTCGTTCGACCGCCAGTGGTGGGTCGACTTCGTCGGTGGGGTCGGTCTCGGCGTCCTCGCACAGTGTGTCATCCACGGACTGTGGGTCGCGACGGGAGCAGCCACCGTCGTCGAGACACTCTCCACGGGTGTCGTCTCTGGCGCCGCAGTCGTGGTCCCAGTCGTCGGGGCAGCGATCGGGTACCTCGGTATCGGTCTCTGGGAGGAGGCGCTGTACCGCGGTGTGCTCGTCCGAAACGGTGTCGACGGACTCGTCGCGCGTGGGCTCACCCCCCGAACGGCAGTGCTCGGTGTCGTCGTCGGCGGTGCCGTGCTCTTCGGCGTCCCGCACGTCTTCGTCCCGGCGGCGGGTGCCTCGGCGACCTTCGCGGCGGTCCAAGGTGTCGTCGCGGTCGTCTACTACACGGCCGCGTACGTGCTGACGGAACAGCTCGCCTTGCCCGTGGGGCTCCACTTCTCGATGAACTTCATGACCGGCGCCGTGTTCCCGGCCGCAGACAGTGGCGTGCCAGCACTCGTACGCTTCGATCGAAGCTTCACCGGTGATCCGTCCGTCGTCGGCGTAATGGTAGTCGCGACGGTGCTGCTCACGCTCGCTGTCGCCGCGTGGGTCCGGCTCACCCGAGGCGAGGTCTCGGTTCGCGAGTGTTTCGGAACCGACGCTCCACCGACGGGCACGGCCGTTCGAGGTGATACCGACGACTGAGCCGACGGCCGTGGCAGTTCACCACGAGCCCAGCAGGTGTGTCCTCACGAGGTACTCGCCGGAGGCCACGGCGAGGAGACCGATCAGCGACGCTGGCCCGACGACGAACAACCAGAACAACAGGAAGATCACGGGACCGCCCTCGCCCCCGAGCATAGCGAACGCGTCGACTGTGAACGTCGTCAGACCGAACACCCAGGCGACCGCGGTCGACAACCGATAGCGCACGAACGCGACGACGGCCGCACACCACTGGCCCAACAGGAGGAGCCCGACGGCGGTGAGTGGAACGAAGACCAACACGAATCCCAGGAGTTCGGGATCCAGCCGCCGCCAGAAGAGGAGTCGAATCACGAGCCAGAACCCCACGAGGGTCCCTGCGTACGCCACACCACCCACGGCGGCGAGCCGTCGGAAGCCAACACCACTCCGACGGGCGACGACGAGACCGACGGTCACGACGAGCGCGACGAGCACTGCCACACCGACCGTCGATACCCGCCCGCCGAAAGCAGGACGCGACGAGACTTGCAGGAGGCTACTCGACACGGGAACCACACCCGGTGTGGTGTGGGACTCGACAAACGCTTTCTGGTGGAGTTCACTGCTGGACCCCGACCCCGTCGTGCGAGACTGGGGAGTCGTCCCGAAGTCCGTCGCGCCGGCGACATCCCGATCCGTCGGTGGGTTCGGAGACACTCCCCGTCGATTCAAGTGGTCGTACCGAGAGGCGTGGCTCGTGTCCCTCCCGCGCCCGACTGTGGCCGTCGCTGTCGTCTTCCTGCTCGGTGTACCACTCGTCGCCGCACCGTTCGCGGTGCCGACACCCGACTCGTCACGGACCTACGACGCAGTGGCCGTCGATCCGTCGGTGGACACTGCCGTGGTCACACGGAGAACCGACGTTCGCAACCTCACGGCACTCGCCGACACCGAGACGAGTCGGCAGACGCTCGACCGAGCCGTCGACGGCGAGACGGTGAGGGTCGGTACTGCCGACGCGGAACTGTCCAGTCTCGACGACGCGGCTGGGTACGCCGTCTACCGAGGGAACTACTACCGGCTTCGAGCCCGCCAGACGGGTTCGTCAGACACGGGTGACCCCGGAACCGGTGAGTCCGGAGCAGACGACACCGGAACGGACGCGTCGACTACTACGCAGACGCCGGCAGTCGACAGTTCGGCGTTCGAACCGTTCACGCTGACGCTGCGTCCCGTCTCTGGAGCGGCCGTCCTCGCAGAGCTGGCGGTCCCCTACGACGAGACAGACCCTGCGACCCGTCGGATCGTCGACGAGGGGGAGGGTGTCGTCGAGGCGACCGACGGCGACGCGCCGGTCGTCGTTGGCGCCGAGCGCGTTCCGTCGGTCGTCGTTCGTGACGACACGTACTACGTACTCGATCGGACGAACGAACTCGCCCCGATCACCGACTTCGTCGGGTTCTTCCTCCACCGGACGGTGCTCCCCGCACTCCAGCGACTCGGCGTGACGTACGTCGGCCTCGCAGTCGGTGTGTACGGGCTGACCGCCGCACGTGGTCGTTCCGATCCGGTGACCGAACGGACTGCACTGGGCGCCGTCGGTGGTCTCACGCTGCTCCAACTCGCCGTCGCGGCCGGACAGGCCAGTGCCGTCTCGGTCGGGGCGCCGACGGCCACGTCGACGGCTGCCCCGATCGTCGGGTCACTCCCGCCGACGGTCGGTCGTGCCGGCCTCGCCCTCCTGATCGGAGCCGTCGCCGCGATCTCGACGCTCCCAGTCTCCGGGACGCTCCTCGTCGGAACGAGTTGGCGTCGACACGGGTTCGGCCGGCGCGTGGCACTCGCAGCCGCCGGCGTGTTCGGTGCACTTCTCCTGCACGCGGTGCTCGCCGCCGCGATGGCGGGGACGATTCTGCCGGCAGTGTTCACGACCTTCGTCGGCGGACTCGGACTGGCGACTGGACTCCCGGTCGCTCTCTTGGGGTACACCCACGCGTCCGACACGGCCGTCGCAGACAGTGTGTGAGCTCTCTGCGCCGGTGGGGATTCGGACGACGGAGGGACGCCAGCGGGGTCACGACCTCACGCGACGGCGACCGACGGCAGCGACGAGGAGGAGGGCCGGAGCGGCAGCGAGGTAGGCGACGGGCACACCGGCGGCGACCGTCGCCGGACGAGCGCCGACGAAGTCCAGCGGGGCGACTCCGTTGACGGGGCCGAGGTACCACGCGACGACGAGTGCGGTCTCGAACACGCGCGGGCGACCGGTCCAGACGCCACTCGCGAGTGCCGCCGCCGGGAGCGCACACACGCCACCGAGCAGTCCCAGAAGCGCCCCCATCTGTCCGAGGAGCGCGACACGGATGGCCGCCGGAGAGGCGACGACGGCGACGACGGCGACGCCCGAGAGGTAGGTCGGGACGAGGAGTCGCACCGGCGAGGCGGTCGTGAACAG
It contains:
- a CDS encoding type II CAAX prenyl endopeptidase Rce1 family protein; the protein is MSESSPLDGILRGSDDTRLRATWRVVAATVAFLAVFVPLVVVVRAAPVPKLIRNAHVILPAAAGTAAVVVAAKRLEGRSVAAQGFSFDRQWWVDFVGGVGLGVLAQCVIHGLWVATGAATVVETLSTGVVSGAAVVVPVVGAAIGYLGIGLWEEALYRGVLVRNGVDGLVARGLTPRTAVLGVVVGGAVLFGVPHVFVPAAGASATFAAVQGVVAVVYYTAAYVLTEQLALPVGLHFSMNFMTGAVFPAADSGVPALVRFDRSFTGDPSVVGVMVVATVLLTLAVAAWVRLTRGEVSVRECFGTDAPPTGTAVRGDTDD
- a CDS encoding CPBP family intramembrane glutamic endopeptidase; translated protein: MSTITDAVKRHPIVTFLLVTFGWSLGADAIAYSLYGRSPPTLAIVVRAWGPLVGALVTAGLSDASVRDLLGQVRRLRHAPRYYLVALTVPILFNSAGAVVYVASGVDVKLLNVSPVSFVVSFLVVLLLAGGLEEFGWRGFMQPRLQREYAAGTAAVVTGLAWVLWHSTFFAVFDFQRYLSSVEGFTIYLVEIVAFSVLLAWIYNKTSGGLALALVMHAAHNWGPLIVPADTAPGGVERLAEFAPPVAAVVVVVVIVAVDGWERLADSSPDPDVGRAPATADD
- a CDS encoding CPBP family intramembrane glutamic endopeptidase, translating into MTRSTETTAERETTEPSTTTGETSDDGVTGVVGTLLWNDTESRPRAPVRVLGVYVASFVGIFLLPGLLLTGISLPPSVNGAATNLVAAGVALAIVVVSAKYVDGRTLAAYGLARSPATVRDFLAGGLVGTLGAATTLSVSLVAGWATVAAVFSPGTGSTTSPFGLAMLGYVCQWLFVAFWEELIFRGLITTYTVEGLRDRLSDRRALVGGVVVAAVIFSAGHFPQSAAAFLHRAILGAVLGAAYVWTGSLALPVGLHFAVNFTQNNVFGQAAAADGASVLPMVIRPTFTGPEWAVGLYGVVNVAGGLLLLVAVAGYVVVVHESLGDRLPSTL